One genomic window of Acetomicrobium thermoterrenum DSM 13490 includes the following:
- the gltX gene encoding glutamate--tRNA ligase, with protein sequence MSVKTRFAPSPTGNLHIGGARTALFNWLWAKKWNGKFVLRIEDTDRDRSSPEFEDSIKRDLKWLGLEWDEGPDVGGAHLPYRQSERLPLYLKILKKLEETDCVYPCYCTPEELEAERKAQLSRGMPPRYSGKCRNLTEEDRKKLEREGRVPSWRFKVQQRDGRIEFHDEVHGTYALSYSEVGDFIVMRSDGIPTYLFAAVVDDHFMEITHVIRGDEHLPNTTRQLLVFEALSWQPPSFAHIPMILSREGRKLSKREGAESIDDLRQRGYLPEAVRAYLATLSWAVEGEDFLFDLNEMAKRFELSSISKSSPIHDEERLRWWGSEAIKRKDLKWLADVIVKKASEDGLPVRITTEELTLLLPEALSGQATIVELLESLNWLFLRPQVHEAVPPWMRDLKAELSKLGDWNKAKIEDMLRAFQKRLGLKAREFFHPLRIFVTGKISGPPLPLIMEVLGKEEVISRLVD encoded by the coding sequence ATGAGCGTCAAAACACGTTTTGCCCCATCGCCTACCGGGAATTTGCATATAGGTGGTGCAAGGACAGCTCTATTTAATTGGCTTTGGGCCAAAAAATGGAATGGAAAATTTGTGCTTCGTATCGAAGATACAGACAGAGACCGCTCTTCGCCTGAATTTGAAGACTCAATAAAAAGAGATTTAAAGTGGTTGGGATTGGAATGGGACGAAGGTCCGGACGTGGGGGGAGCCCACCTCCCATACAGACAGAGCGAAAGGTTGCCTTTATACCTTAAAATTTTAAAAAAACTTGAAGAAACCGACTGCGTATATCCCTGTTATTGTACGCCAGAAGAGCTTGAAGCTGAAAGAAAAGCGCAGCTTTCCAGGGGCATGCCCCCGAGGTATTCCGGAAAATGCAGAAATCTTACCGAAGAGGATCGAAAGAAACTAGAAAGGGAGGGGAGAGTTCCCTCATGGCGTTTCAAGGTCCAGCAGAGGGATGGAAGAATAGAATTTCACGATGAAGTTCATGGTACTTATGCTCTGTCTTATAGCGAAGTTGGAGATTTCATCGTGATGCGTTCCGATGGAATTCCCACCTATCTTTTTGCCGCAGTGGTAGACGACCATTTTATGGAGATAACCCATGTAATTAGGGGTGACGAGCACCTTCCGAATACAACAAGACAACTGCTCGTGTTTGAGGCCCTTTCGTGGCAACCTCCATCCTTTGCTCACATTCCAATGATACTCTCCAGAGAAGGCAGGAAATTGAGCAAAAGGGAGGGAGCCGAAAGCATCGACGATCTTAGGCAAAGGGGCTATCTCCCGGAAGCGGTGAGGGCTTATTTAGCAACATTAAGTTGGGCGGTTGAAGGCGAGGATTTTCTGTTTGACCTTAATGAAATGGCTAAGCGATTTGAACTTTCCTCAATATCGAAATCTTCTCCAATACATGACGAGGAAAGATTGAGATGGTGGGGGAGTGAAGCCATCAAAAGAAAGGATTTGAAGTGGCTGGCAGATGTAATCGTAAAAAAGGCCAGTGAGGACGGCTTGCCCGTTAGGATTACTACCGAGGAGCTGACTTTGCTGCTCCCTGAAGCTTTATCGGGTCAAGCCACCATAGTTGAACTGCTAGAAAGCCTAAATTGGTTGTTTCTAAGGCCTCAAGTTCATGAAGCAGTTCCTCCCTGGATGAGGGATTTAAAAGCGGAACTTTCTAAATTAGGTGACTGGAATAAAGCTAAAATCGAGGATATGCTCAGGGCTTTTCAGAAAAGGCTTGGTTTGAAAGCTAGGGAATTTTTTCATCCGTTGCGAATTTTTGTAACAGGTAAAATTTCGGGTCCCCCTCTGCCGCTGATCATGGAAGTCTTGGGCAAAGAGGAAGTCATATCAAGATTAGTAGATTAA
- a CDS encoding septal ring lytic transglycosylase RlpA family protein: MVKVLTKRSLLLALLILCSLLLPKRAIALNPYTWVSNAGTSVKLYVNGKLVASAPAEMADMIYSSNEKLQKLFERNNKGLYFKINKLDEDVFVISSKNGKDIFVVTSDIAEYHKSTPQLLAGIWLSNVYEALYGLHDTAIYKDYVTVTWYGGPKWEGNKTANGEIFYNWKLTAASNDLPFNSIVKLHNPKNNKSIIVRINDRCAKSGIIDVSRLAAELLGITRIGVAKLRMEVLHLPE, encoded by the coding sequence GTGGTAAAGGTGTTGACTAAAAGATCTCTTTTATTGGCCTTGCTCATTTTGTGCTCCCTCCTGTTGCCAAAAAGAGCCATTGCCCTAAACCCCTACACATGGGTCAGTAATGCGGGGACCTCCGTTAAATTATACGTTAATGGAAAGTTAGTTGCCTCTGCGCCCGCAGAAATGGCTGATATGATATATTCGTCCAACGAGAAGCTCCAAAAACTCTTCGAAAGAAACAATAAAGGTTTGTACTTTAAAATAAACAAGCTCGATGAGGATGTTTTTGTCATATCTTCCAAAAACGGGAAGGACATCTTTGTCGTAACTTCCGATATCGCTGAATATCACAAGAGCACTCCACAGTTGTTAGCAGGGATCTGGCTGTCAAATGTTTACGAAGCTCTTTATGGTTTGCACGATACAGCTATATATAAAGATTATGTTACGGTTACATGGTATGGAGGCCCAAAGTGGGAAGGAAACAAAACAGCCAACGGAGAAATTTTTTATAACTGGAAGCTGACTGCTGCCTCAAATGATCTTCCCTTCAATAGCATAGTGAAACTTCATAACCCGAAGAACAACAAGAGCATAATTGTAAGGATTAACGATCGTTGCGCTAAAAGCGGCATAATAGATGTGTCCAGGCTTGCCGCTGAACTGTTGGGCATAACCCGTATAGGTGTTGCGAAATTAAGAATGGAGGTTCTTCACTTGCCGGAGTAG
- the ispF gene encoding 2-C-methyl-D-erythritol 2,4-cyclodiphosphate synthase codes for MSLKNCSFVILAAGKGARMNTPFKQFRLLGGIPLWVWGVKLARKLYDMNLICEVVVVFPKDYDFSFHVEVLQAHKMPFKAINGGDTRAMSSILGVKVSDGDYVLVHDAARPLASSNLVKKVISALSPEAGVIPLIPIRDSLKRVSEGGEIVPVSRENLWCTQTPQAFSRRELISVMEMVGDGVFDEAEAWIKAGRHINFVEGEPSNVKITYESDFKLCHNIVEGMSPLKVGHGFDIHPLRPWRKLILAGEFIPSAPLGLDGHSDGDVISHAVADALLGAAGEPDLGSLYPSSDERYKNANSLLILEEIAHLLFEKAWILISLDVTLEAQLPKLGCYVDTFKTNLEKALSVLTCRRSDIVNLKIKSGEGVGAVGTARCMRCHAVAAMRGAMEW; via the coding sequence ATGAGTTTGAAAAACTGCTCTTTCGTGATACTAGCTGCCGGAAAAGGTGCCAGGATGAACACCCCTTTTAAGCAATTTAGGCTTTTGGGAGGCATTCCTCTGTGGGTATGGGGTGTTAAGCTGGCGAGAAAACTTTACGACATGAACCTCATTTGTGAGGTGGTCGTAGTTTTTCCAAAGGACTATGATTTTTCTTTTCATGTAGAGGTTTTACAAGCTCATAAGATGCCTTTTAAGGCCATAAATGGCGGCGATACAAGGGCCATGTCTTCAATTTTAGGCGTCAAAGTTTCCGACGGCGATTACGTTCTCGTTCACGATGCAGCTCGTCCCCTAGCTTCGTCAAATTTAGTCAAAAAAGTTATATCGGCCCTATCTCCGGAAGCCGGTGTTATCCCCTTAATTCCCATAAGGGATTCGTTAAAGAGGGTTTCCGAAGGAGGAGAAATCGTGCCAGTCTCTAGAGAGAACCTCTGGTGTACACAGACACCTCAGGCTTTTTCAAGAAGGGAGTTGATCTCGGTCATGGAGATGGTAGGAGATGGCGTATTTGACGAAGCAGAAGCGTGGATAAAGGCAGGACGTCACATAAATTTTGTCGAAGGCGAGCCGAGCAACGTGAAGATAACTTACGAAAGCGATTTCAAGCTTTGTCATAACATTGTTGAGGGCATGAGCCCCCTTAAGGTTGGCCACGGCTTTGATATTCATCCTTTACGTCCCTGGAGAAAACTCATTCTTGCAGGGGAATTCATTCCCAGTGCTCCTCTAGGGTTGGATGGTCACTCCGATGGCGACGTAATTTCTCATGCAGTGGCCGATGCTTTGTTGGGAGCTGCCGGAGAGCCGGATTTGGGGAGTCTATACCCTTCTTCCGATGAGCGGTACAAAAACGCTAATAGCCTTCTAATTCTCGAGGAAATAGCACACCTATTGTTCGAAAAAGCTTGGATCCTGATTTCTCTGGATGTGACATTGGAAGCACAGCTGCCTAAACTCGGATGTTATGTCGATACTTTTAAAACCAATCTCGAAAAGGCTTTGTCAGTTTTGACTTGTAGGCGCAGCGATATTGTAAATTTGAAGATAAAGTCTGGTGAAGGAGTGGGCGCCGTAGGAACAGCTCGTTGCATGCGTTGTCATGCCGTAGCTGCGATGAGGGGGGCGATGGAGTGGTAA
- a CDS encoding PIN/TRAM domain-containing protein: protein MQEGMGRLVNIIARTILSILGVIAGYQLAQYLSSSSWWPTSAWIWGMAMWGFVIMIPALLGYLLAPLFVRGIARIGIIFERSLQTFAWQDLFVAILGLIIGLIVANLLAMPLSSIPNLGFYLAILLNVVLGYVGLILFLKRKDEIISMWSSFELLRDRLHLKGKKMREEFDHDSIKLLDTSALIDGRILDIAKVGFIEGVMCIPGFVLLELQAIADSTDPLRRAKGRRGMEVVEELQKLPNFKLEILEQPLKELKVDTVDEGLIELAKKLKAKIITTDYNLNKIASIQGLDVLNVNDLANALKPVLIPGETLEVDVIKEGKEPNQGVAYLTDGTMLVVEDGEKYIGKRVEVVITSLLQTSAGRMIFGRVRRVTS from the coding sequence ATGCAAGAAGGCATGGGACGACTTGTCAACATAATAGCTAGAACTATTCTCAGCATATTAGGCGTCATAGCAGGATATCAACTGGCACAATATCTATCATCCAGTTCGTGGTGGCCAACAAGTGCGTGGATTTGGGGCATGGCGATGTGGGGGTTTGTTATAATGATTCCCGCTCTTCTGGGCTATTTGCTTGCCCCCCTGTTCGTTCGAGGAATTGCCCGAATTGGTATCATATTCGAAAGATCTTTGCAGACTTTCGCATGGCAGGATTTGTTCGTTGCAATCTTAGGCTTAATTATAGGTTTGATTGTAGCAAATCTATTGGCCATGCCCCTATCTTCAATCCCGAATTTGGGATTTTATTTGGCAATTCTCTTGAATGTAGTATTAGGTTATGTGGGTTTGATCCTCTTTTTAAAAAGAAAAGATGAAATCATCAGCATGTGGTCGTCCTTTGAACTTCTAAGGGACAGGCTTCATTTAAAGGGCAAAAAAATGCGCGAGGAGTTTGACCATGACAGCATTAAATTGCTTGATACGAGCGCGTTAATAGATGGCAGAATATTGGATATAGCAAAAGTCGGATTTATAGAAGGCGTTATGTGCATTCCCGGGTTTGTTTTGTTGGAACTCCAAGCAATTGCAGATTCGACGGATCCGTTAAGGAGGGCAAAGGGGAGAAGGGGAATGGAAGTTGTCGAGGAACTCCAAAAATTGCCCAACTTCAAGCTCGAAATATTGGAACAGCCTTTAAAAGAGCTGAAAGTTGATACTGTCGATGAGGGTTTGATCGAGCTGGCCAAAAAATTGAAGGCAAAGATAATTACTACTGATTATAATTTGAACAAAATTGCAAGCATACAGGGACTTGACGTTTTAAATGTTAATGATCTAGCCAATGCGCTTAAACCGGTTTTGATACCAGGAGAAACTCTTGAGGTAGATGTTATTAAAGAAGGAAAAGAGCCCAATCAGGGAGTGGCTTATCTCACCGACGGAACGATGTTGGTAGTAGAAGATGGAGAAAAATATATTGGAAAAAGGGTTGAGGTAGTTATAACGTCATTATTACAAACCTCTGCCGGGAGAATGATATTCGGCAGAGTGAGACGAGTGACGAGCTGA
- the recR gene encoding recombination mediator RecR, which yields MALAKALEDLIRLFERFPGIGEKSARRMVLFLLQQPKSFSESLAECIAKCNSLLHPCSRCGNITDEDPCSICCDPFRDKSTICIVESVEDLITIEQAGIYNGLYFVLGSLYSPLDDEEIVPQVLERLVKRVSEEEVKEVILAFSPKVEGELTMNLISKIMEPLPVTVSRLSYGLPVGGSVSFADRTTLHAALEARTYIKRGEGRQ from the coding sequence TTGGCTTTGGCAAAGGCATTGGAGGATTTAATACGTCTATTTGAGAGATTTCCCGGAATTGGCGAGAAAAGCGCGAGGAGGATGGTGCTATTTTTATTACAGCAGCCCAAAAGCTTTTCTGAATCATTGGCTGAGTGTATTGCAAAATGCAATTCCTTACTCCATCCCTGCAGCAGGTGTGGCAATATAACTGATGAGGACCCATGTTCTATATGTTGTGATCCCTTCAGGGATAAGTCGACCATATGTATCGTAGAATCGGTCGAGGATCTCATTACAATCGAACAGGCGGGCATATATAACGGACTTTACTTCGTATTGGGATCGCTATATTCTCCTTTAGACGATGAGGAAATAGTCCCTCAAGTTTTAGAGCGCTTGGTGAAAAGGGTTTCTGAAGAAGAGGTTAAGGAGGTCATATTAGCCTTTAGTCCCAAGGTCGAAGGAGAGTTAACAATGAATTTGATATCTAAGATCATGGAGCCCCTGCCCGTAACAGTTAGCAGATTATCGTATGGCCTACCTGTCGGTGGTAGTGTAAGTTTCGCTGATAGGACGACCCTGCACGCCGCCCTTGAAGCAAGGACATACATCAAAAGAGGCGAAGGCAGACAGTAA
- a CDS encoding YbaB/EbfC family nucleoid-associated protein gives MNMDKIMKQAQKMQAQMMKIQEELAKEVVEGESGGGVVKVKCNGQGDFLSISIEPDVVDPEDVEMLEDLILAAINDAQRKSKELANERLSKFGAGFGMPGLM, from the coding sequence ATGAATATGGACAAAATCATGAAACAGGCTCAGAAAATGCAAGCACAGATGATGAAGATTCAAGAGGAACTCGCGAAGGAAGTTGTCGAAGGCGAAAGCGGTGGAGGAGTGGTAAAGGTAAAGTGCAACGGACAGGGCGATTTCCTTTCCATATCCATCGAACCGGATGTCGTCGATCCCGAAGACGTAGAGATGCTGGAAGATTTGATATTGGCGGCCATTAATGACGCTCAACGAAAGAGCAAGGAGTTGGCTAACGAAAGACTCAGCAAGTTTGGCGCAGGTTTTGGCATGCCGGGGCTCATGTAG
- a CDS encoding V-type ATP synthase subunit D, with translation MSRRPPTRDQLLELKRTISSMKKGKEILEKKRDALLQMIESDRKKFREVRETFLKSCAKIYSSYALARLHDGEASISLLGISIPLNKVDRSINQAMGCKYPSFFPSGGFPATSQLYDPMLFSLYVDLLIQDLAEAKELLWEYINLHVKLRSLERELKKTLLKINTMEQNLIPQLEAERRQIVFYLNERERQERFVTKSWMKKRELKGGN, from the coding sequence ATGAGCCGAAGGCCGCCGACCAGGGATCAATTGTTAGAGCTTAAACGAACCATTTCATCAATGAAAAAAGGGAAGGAGATCCTTGAGAAAAAAAGGGATGCCCTTTTGCAAATGATTGAAAGCGACAGGAAGAAATTCAGAGAGGTAAGGGAGACATTTTTAAAAAGTTGTGCAAAAATATATTCTTCCTATGCATTGGCCAGATTGCACGATGGAGAGGCTTCCATATCGCTCCTTGGAATAAGCATACCCTTAAATAAGGTTGATAGGAGCATTAATCAAGCGATGGGATGCAAATACCCTTCGTTTTTCCCCAGTGGCGGGTTCCCGGCAACTTCACAACTTTACGATCCCATGTTATTTTCCCTTTATGTGGATTTATTGATACAAGATCTGGCGGAGGCCAAAGAACTGCTTTGGGAGTATATAAATTTACATGTAAAATTGAGATCGCTTGAGAGGGAGTTAAAAAAAACGCTTTTGAAGATAAACACTATGGAACAAAACCTAATACCACAGCTTGAAGCGGAAAGACGGCAGATAGTTTTTTACTTAAATGAAAGAGAAAGACAAGAACGCTTTGTCACGAAAAGTTGGATGAAAAAAAGAGAACTTAAAGGAGGTAATTAG
- a CDS encoding V-type ATP synthase subunit B yields MKLLKEGYKTIEKIAGPLLFVSKVARGGIGEIVKIESNFGEDYGQILQIVDDLCVIQVFGETMGLAPNNTVVWLERDVVKIPLGIALQGRMLNGRAMPIDGEGPISCIEKWAPIQGNAINPWRRKSPHEFIETGISTIDLMNTLVKGQKLPIFTGSGLPADKLAAQIVKYARTPATSADSSPFMVVFAALGITQREASYFREAFRESGSIYRGVFFFNLAGDPSIERILTPRMALTVAEYFAFEKGYDVLVVLTDMLHYCEALREISSAREEIPGRRGFPSYMYSDLASIYERAGCISGIKGSITQIPIVTMPDDDLTHPVPDLTGYITEGQIVMDRELHGKGIYPPIDVLSSLSRLMNKGIGEGSTVPEHRALSDQLYAAYGHFKDLVRLKTIIGEEGLTPTEMSYLSFGEKFESEFVNQGERRRSLDETLEHAWNCLLTLPKDELHRLPVNLIDEVMLKRGTKA; encoded by the coding sequence ATGAAGCTTTTAAAAGAAGGCTACAAGACCATTGAAAAGATAGCAGGGCCCCTTCTTTTTGTGAGCAAGGTTGCGAGAGGCGGTATAGGGGAAATAGTAAAGATAGAGTCCAACTTTGGAGAAGATTACGGTCAAATACTGCAAATTGTCGATGACTTATGCGTCATCCAGGTCTTTGGCGAAACGATGGGGCTAGCACCAAATAATACGGTAGTATGGCTAGAAAGAGATGTCGTAAAGATTCCTTTAGGTATAGCTCTTCAGGGGCGCATGTTAAACGGCAGAGCAATGCCTATAGATGGAGAAGGCCCTATATCATGTATCGAAAAATGGGCCCCGATCCAGGGCAATGCTATAAATCCTTGGCGTCGCAAAAGCCCCCATGAATTTATCGAGACTGGGATATCGACAATTGATTTGATGAATACCTTAGTTAAAGGGCAAAAACTTCCCATTTTTACGGGGAGCGGATTACCAGCCGATAAATTAGCGGCCCAGATAGTAAAGTACGCTCGAACGCCTGCGACCTCTGCGGATTCGTCGCCATTTATGGTAGTATTTGCTGCTTTGGGCATAACGCAAAGAGAAGCATCTTATTTTAGGGAAGCCTTTCGTGAGAGCGGCTCCATATATAGAGGCGTGTTTTTCTTTAATCTGGCGGGAGATCCTTCAATTGAGAGGATATTAACCCCCAGAATGGCCTTGACAGTGGCAGAGTATTTTGCTTTTGAGAAGGGATACGATGTCCTTGTAGTTCTGACCGATATGTTACATTATTGTGAAGCCCTAAGGGAGATAAGTTCAGCACGAGAAGAAATACCGGGACGTAGGGGATTTCCTTCTTATATGTATTCTGATTTAGCAAGCATTTACGAGCGAGCAGGTTGTATATCAGGCATCAAAGGCAGCATTACACAAATACCTATCGTTACAATGCCAGATGATGATTTGACCCACCCCGTACCGGATTTGACAGGATATATAACCGAAGGGCAAATCGTCATGGACAGAGAACTTCACGGCAAGGGGATATATCCTCCCATAGATGTATTATCTAGTTTGAGCAGGTTAATGAACAAGGGTATAGGGGAGGGCTCGACCGTTCCGGAACATCGCGCCCTATCCGACCAGCTCTATGCAGCATATGGGCATTTTAAGGATCTTGTCAGACTAAAAACCATTATTGGCGAAGAGGGACTCACGCCTACGGAGATGTCGTATTTAAGTTTCGGAGAGAAATTTGAATCTGAATTTGTAAATCAAGGGGAGAGACGTCGAAGCCTAGATGAAACATTGGAACATGCATGGAATTGTCTCTTGACTTTACCCAAAGACGAACTTCATCGATTGCCTGTAAATCTCATAGATGAAGTGATGCTTAAAAGGGGAACAAAGGCATGA
- a CDS encoding V-type ATP synthase subunit A, producing the protein MQDNRGYIKGISGSVVTSTCFPNTSIYEVVYVGSERLLGEVVRVRRDVADIQVYEDTTGLQIGDHTIFTGELLSMKLGPGLLGQVLDGIGRPLERLGKKSPYISRGTHIDAVDDSEKWYFIPRLQRGDDVGPGDILGEVEEKGIKHFIMAPLAFRGKNSTISWIAPKGEYVVDDVICKIGETTVKMSQRWNIRTPRNVGRKLDLDKPFLTGTRILDVFFPLALGGTAVIPGGFGTGKTVTQQSIARWANADIVIYIGCGERGNEMTEVLEEFPSLTDVRRGIPLMDRMILIANTSNMPVAAREASIYLGMTIAEYYRDMGYNVAIIADSISRWAEALREISGRLEEMPGEEGYPAYLASRLARYYERAGNVVPLGSPQRNGSISVINAISPPGGDFSEPVTQSGLRLSGCFWALDKGLATKRHFPSINWAQSYSLYHENLDRYFTREISENWVPLREFALNILHDGKSLQEMVQIVGRDGLTEEEKWILKLSELINIFYLQQNAFDSNDAYCDPNRQLVMLNTLKLLDEEIRWALNSGALFEQIDSQFAFVADLMKLRSQNAEDYETSLISYITKLKEELSDLI; encoded by the coding sequence TTGCAGGACAATAGGGGATATATTAAGGGAATTTCCGGTTCAGTCGTCACATCTACGTGTTTTCCCAATACCTCCATATATGAAGTTGTGTATGTAGGCAGCGAAAGGTTGCTTGGCGAAGTGGTACGCGTCAGAAGGGATGTCGCTGATATTCAAGTATATGAGGATACTACGGGCCTTCAAATTGGCGACCATACGATATTTACCGGAGAGTTGTTATCTATGAAGTTAGGCCCCGGGTTATTGGGACAGGTATTAGACGGCATAGGACGTCCTCTTGAAAGGCTTGGCAAAAAGTCGCCCTATATATCCAGAGGCACGCATATCGATGCCGTAGACGACAGCGAAAAGTGGTATTTTATACCCCGCCTGCAGAGGGGAGATGACGTTGGACCAGGGGATATATTGGGAGAAGTTGAAGAAAAGGGCATTAAACATTTTATAATGGCCCCCTTGGCTTTTAGGGGCAAAAACAGCACGATCAGTTGGATAGCACCGAAGGGCGAGTATGTTGTGGACGATGTAATATGTAAAATCGGTGAAACGACAGTTAAGATGTCTCAGCGGTGGAATATAAGAACACCCCGAAATGTCGGCAGAAAACTCGATTTAGACAAGCCGTTCTTGACGGGGACTCGCATATTGGACGTTTTTTTTCCTCTCGCTTTGGGGGGAACAGCTGTGATTCCTGGTGGATTTGGGACAGGCAAAACAGTTACACAGCAATCCATAGCAAGATGGGCCAATGCGGACATAGTGATTTACATTGGCTGTGGGGAACGCGGTAACGAGATGACGGAAGTTCTAGAGGAGTTCCCTTCGTTAACGGATGTACGCAGGGGAATCCCACTGATGGACAGAATGATACTGATCGCAAATACGTCCAATATGCCAGTTGCCGCAAGGGAGGCGAGTATATACCTGGGAATGACAATCGCCGAATATTATCGCGATATGGGATACAATGTGGCAATTATCGCGGATTCCATCAGCAGGTGGGCTGAAGCGTTGAGAGAAATTTCAGGCCGACTTGAAGAAATGCCGGGAGAAGAGGGATATCCCGCCTATTTAGCCTCTAGGTTGGCCCGTTACTATGAACGTGCCGGAAATGTGGTGCCCCTTGGCAGCCCTCAGCGCAACGGTTCAATATCCGTCATAAACGCTATATCACCCCCGGGAGGCGACTTTTCCGAGCCTGTTACGCAATCAGGGTTACGCCTTTCAGGGTGTTTCTGGGCTCTGGATAAGGGGCTGGCTACAAAAAGGCATTTTCCATCCATCAATTGGGCTCAAAGTTACTCTTTATATCACGAGAACCTAGATCGTTATTTTACAAGGGAAATATCCGAAAATTGGGTGCCCTTGCGAGAATTTGCTCTCAATATATTACATGACGGCAAGTCTTTGCAGGAGATGGTTCAGATCGTGGGCAGAGACGGGCTTACCGAGGAGGAAAAGTGGATACTTAAATTGTCGGAGCTGATAAACATATTCTATCTGCAGCAGAACGCCTTTGATTCGAACGACGCCTATTGCGATCCTAACAGGCAGCTTGTTATGTTAAACACTTTAAAGTTGTTAGATGAAGAGATAAGATGGGCTCTTAATAGCGGGGCGTTGTTCGAACAGATAGATTCTCAATTTGCTTTTGTTGCGGACTTAATGAAATTAAGATCTCAAAATGCTGAAGATTACGAAACCAGCTTGATTTCATATATTACAAAGCTGAAAGAGGAGCTATCAGATCTTATATAG
- a CDS encoding V-type ATP synthase subunit F, whose protein sequence is MKDITDEFEVIALGKEIFTDLWRLFGFRSVICENPNDVYLIWKELMSENLAVIVVEEDWFARMPLRLRILAERSVAPAWVKFPTLLREGESLVAGQ, encoded by the coding sequence ATGAAAGATATAACCGATGAATTCGAAGTAATCGCCTTGGGCAAGGAGATCTTTACTGATCTATGGAGATTATTCGGTTTCAGATCCGTAATATGCGAGAATCCCAATGATGTGTATTTGATATGGAAAGAACTCATGTCGGAGAATCTCGCTGTGATCGTCGTGGAGGAAGATTGGTTTGCCAGAATGCCACTAAGGCTTCGAATCTTAGCAGAACGCTCAGTTGCTCCTGCATGGGTAAAATTTCCTACGTTATTACGAGAAGGGGAGAGCCTAGTTGCAGGACAATAG
- a CDS encoding V-type ATPase subunit, with product MRGHSENYSYLCAALRARAARFYKWDELCALARGDFKALESEFLEGRYSESYRSQILSSLFSPLRKIELAIMFEITKRLRSAHLKAEGEPHELMSVVLSRGDLHNFRIILRRFASDRSGQSEEYLWHLYGNLSRDFFKNVWEADDISSARKWIYLYGDPYGMILDEAMVALQSTGNLVKAERVLLLNHLKYHQDVISKYQNKNGAIAKEFLGRLVDLWNLNLWIHERSGIQTKETRVGYLPGGAWIDDKVLSKAKVITEAVQGTPWRRAISKGAFMTFHEFQWHLQKEFWIWQVSLFRRDPLGFEVPFGYIAKALAEWSNLNMIAIGIAFGLHPDEIIGRLIPVK from the coding sequence TTGAGAGGGCATAGCGAAAATTATAGCTACTTATGTGCCGCCCTCAGAGCGAGGGCGGCCAGATTTTATAAATGGGATGAGCTGTGCGCCCTAGCTCGAGGCGACTTTAAAGCTTTGGAATCAGAATTTTTAGAGGGCCGTTACAGCGAAAGTTACCGTTCCCAGATACTTTCTTCGCTTTTTTCGCCCTTGCGCAAGATCGAGCTTGCAATAATGTTCGAGATAACAAAGCGTTTAAGATCAGCTCATTTAAAAGCAGAAGGAGAACCTCATGAATTGATGTCTGTGGTATTAAGCAGGGGAGATCTCCATAACTTTCGCATAATTTTAAGACGATTTGCTAGCGATAGGAGCGGTCAGTCGGAGGAATACCTATGGCATTTATATGGGAATCTTTCAAGGGATTTTTTCAAGAACGTTTGGGAGGCAGATGACATTAGCTCAGCCAGAAAATGGATTTATTTGTATGGTGATCCCTATGGGATGATATTAGATGAGGCTATGGTAGCTTTGCAGAGTACGGGAAACTTGGTTAAGGCCGAAAGAGTACTGCTATTAAATCATCTGAAATACCATCAGGACGTTATTTCTAAATATCAAAATAAAAACGGTGCAATAGCTAAAGAATTTTTGGGAAGGCTAGTTGATCTTTGGAACTTAAATCTTTGGATCCATGAAAGATCCGGGATACAGACGAAAGAAACTCGCGTAGGATATTTGCCAGGAGGAGCGTGGATTGACGATAAAGTTTTGTCAAAGGCTAAAGTTATAACTGAAGCCGTACAGGGCACTCCATGGCGAAGGGCAATAAGCAAAGGAGCTTTTATGACGTTTCACGAATTTCAATGGCATCTCCAAAAGGAATTTTGGATATGGCAAGTATCGCTTTTTCGCAGGGATCCTCTCGGTTTCGAAGTTCCTTTTGGATATATTGCAAAAGCTTTGGCGGAGTGGAGCAACTTAAATATGATTGCCATAGGAATTGCCTTTGGTTTACATCCAGATGAAATCATAGGCCGGCTAATCCCTGTAAAGTGA